A stretch of the Massilia varians genome encodes the following:
- the cyoE gene encoding heme o synthase, translating into MTTQTALHRPPNRVSQYWALTKPRVTQLAVFCAVIGMFLATDGFPGWQVLVAGTAGIWLLAGAAFAVNCLVEAEIDARMARTARRATAMGELTSTQTIIFSTIIGGLGMGVLYFLVNPLTMWLTFVTFVGYAFIYTMLLKPATPQNIVIGGLSGAMPPALGWAAVANEVPMEAWLLVLIIFVWTPPHFWVLAMYRREDYARSGLPMLPITHGMAYTGLQVWLYTIALAATTLMPFAVGMSGLIYLAAAVVLNAIFLRHSWRVHKHYSDMAARNAFTWSIVYLSLLFAALLVDHYFKF; encoded by the coding sequence ATGACGACCCAGACAGCCCTCCATAGACCCCCGAACCGCGTTTCCCAGTACTGGGCCCTGACCAAACCACGGGTGACGCAGCTGGCCGTGTTCTGCGCGGTGATCGGGATGTTCCTTGCCACCGACGGTTTCCCGGGCTGGCAGGTGCTGGTTGCCGGTACCGCCGGCATCTGGCTGCTGGCGGGCGCGGCCTTTGCCGTGAACTGCCTGGTGGAGGCGGAGATCGACGCGCGCATGGCGCGCACCGCCCGCCGCGCCACCGCCATGGGCGAGCTCACCAGCACCCAGACGATCATCTTTTCGACGATCATCGGCGGCCTGGGCATGGGCGTGCTGTATTTCCTTGTCAATCCGCTCACCATGTGGCTGACCTTCGTGACCTTCGTCGGTTATGCGTTCATCTACACCATGCTGCTCAAGCCGGCCACGCCGCAGAACATCGTCATCGGCGGGCTGTCGGGCGCCATGCCGCCAGCCCTGGGCTGGGCCGCGGTTGCCAATGAAGTGCCGATGGAAGCCTGGCTGCTGGTGCTCATCATCTTCGTCTGGACCCCGCCGCACTTCTGGGTGCTGGCCATGTACCGCCGCGAAGACTACGCCCGCTCCGGCCTGCCGATGCTGCCGATTACCCATGGCATGGCGTACACCGGCCTGCAGGTGTGGCTGTACACCATCGCGCTGGCGGCGACCACCCTGATGCCCTTCGCCGTCGGCATGAGCGGCCTGATCTACCTGGCCGCGGCCGTCGTGCTCAACGCGATCTTCCTGCGCCACTCGTGGCGTGTGCACAAGCATTACAGCGACATGGCTGCGCGTAATGCCTTTACCTGGTCCATCGTCTACCTGTCGCTGCTGTTCGCCGCGCTGCTCGTCGATCATTACTTCAAGTTCTGA
- a CDS encoding SCO family protein yields the protein MQATDAAKDPVKARRSGRWKLFAVLMVCAAPLILSYLTYYVIKPTGRTNYGALIDPRTRPIPAMASTTLDGRPETLEQYAGKWIMLKVGGGECLEACQKQLFAMRQWRLMQGKNMDRVERVWLVTDTQPLDTMTIRQYDGMHLLRAPKETVDKWLPADKGTQPSDHIYLIDPLGNLMMRFPMNPDPGKVHKDIAKLLKASAIG from the coding sequence ATGCAGGCAACTGATGCTGCCAAGGACCCGGTGAAGGCACGACGCTCGGGCCGCTGGAAACTGTTCGCCGTGCTGATGGTCTGCGCCGCGCCGCTGATCCTGTCCTATCTCACCTATTACGTCATCAAGCCGACCGGCCGCACCAACTATGGCGCCCTGATCGATCCGCGCACCCGGCCGATCCCGGCCATGGCCAGCACCACGCTCGACGGCCGCCCCGAGACGCTGGAGCAGTATGCCGGCAAGTGGATCATGCTGAAGGTGGGCGGCGGCGAGTGCCTGGAGGCCTGCCAGAAGCAGCTGTTCGCGATGCGCCAGTGGCGCCTGATGCAAGGCAAGAACATGGACCGCGTCGAACGGGTCTGGCTGGTCACCGACACGCAGCCGCTCGACACGATGACGATCCGCCAATACGACGGCATGCACCTGCTGCGCGCGCCAAAAGAGACCGTCGACAAGTGGCTGCCGGCCGACAAGGGCACGCAGCCGTCCGACCACATCTACCTGATCGATCCGCTCGGCAACCTGATGATGCGCTTCCCCATGAATCCGGATCCGGGCAAGGTACACAAGGATATCGCCAAGCTGCTCAAGGCTTCCGCAATCGGTTGA
- a CDS encoding COX15/CtaA family protein gives MQASSLIQLALMGVLVAILPLSMVWMASSPNKFRKLVWVAVFLTFDLIVFGGFTRLTDSGLGCPDWPGCYGMANPFLAHEQISAAEAAMPTGPVTVVKAWIEMIHRYLAMGIGVIIMALLITATVQWRKTRMQAFKPGIPLALFIFVCIQGAFGAWTVTLKLQPVIVTIHLLLGMGLLALLTWLGGREDYLMHKPPRAGDDAALRGIRTLALLAAVVITVQIALGGWVSTNYATLACDEFPLCDGRVVPEMDFEHGFHLWRELGKTAAGHYLPFSALVAIHWVHRNFAILVVAVVGLLAWRAWRHPYLAKHAKWLAGVLVVQLLTGVATVYFDFPLAIAVMHNAGAALLVLLVTMLNYRVNQQLEVNRAG, from the coding sequence ATGCAAGCTTCTTCCCTGATCCAACTGGCCCTGATGGGCGTGCTCGTGGCCATCCTGCCACTGTCGATGGTCTGGATGGCATCAAGCCCCAACAAGTTCCGCAAGCTGGTCTGGGTGGCGGTCTTCCTGACCTTCGACCTGATCGTCTTCGGCGGCTTCACGCGCCTGACCGACTCGGGTCTGGGCTGCCCGGACTGGCCGGGCTGTTACGGCATGGCCAACCCCTTCCTGGCGCACGAGCAGATTTCGGCCGCTGAGGCGGCCATGCCGACCGGGCCGGTCACGGTGGTCAAGGCCTGGATCGAGATGATCCACCGCTACCTGGCGATGGGCATCGGCGTCATCATCATGGCCCTGCTCATCACCGCCACCGTGCAGTGGCGTAAAACCAGGATGCAGGCCTTCAAGCCGGGCATCCCGCTGGCGCTGTTCATCTTCGTATGCATCCAGGGCGCCTTCGGCGCCTGGACCGTTACCCTCAAGCTGCAGCCGGTGATCGTGACCATCCACTTGCTGCTGGGCATGGGCCTGCTGGCCCTGCTGACCTGGCTCGGCGGGCGCGAAGACTACCTGATGCACAAACCGCCACGCGCCGGCGACGATGCCGCGCTGCGCGGCATCCGCACCCTGGCGCTGCTGGCGGCGGTCGTGATCACCGTGCAGATCGCGCTGGGCGGGTGGGTGAGTACTAACTACGCAACCCTGGCCTGCGATGAATTCCCGCTGTGCGATGGCCGGGTGGTGCCGGAGATGGACTTCGAGCACGGCTTCCACCTGTGGCGCGAGCTGGGCAAGACGGCGGCGGGCCACTACCTGCCGTTCTCGGCCCTGGTGGCGATTCACTGGGTGCACCGCAACTTTGCCATCCTGGTCGTCGCCGTCGTCGGCCTGCTGGCCTGGCGCGCATGGCGCCACCCCTATCTGGCCAAACACGCCAAATGGCTGGCCGGGGTGCTGGTCGTCCAGCTGCTGACCGGGGTGGCCACGGTCTACTTCGACTTCCCGCTCGCTATTGCCGTAATGCATAACGCAGGGGCGGCCCTGCTGGTCCTGCTCGTGACCATGCTAAACTATCGGGTGAATCAGCAACTTGAAGTGAACCGCGCCGGATGA